The following are encoded in a window of Miscanthus floridulus cultivar M001 unplaced genomic scaffold, ASM1932011v1 fs_767_2_3, whole genome shotgun sequence genomic DNA:
- the LOC136533004 gene encoding uncharacterized protein isoform X2, with product MATAKKLFKMGNADTDTAALHKEWDDALCPICMDHPHNAVLLLCSSHDKGCRSYICDTSYRHSNCLDRFKKMKVNDGDSPSQSSSSMPRGTRNQNVVQRSRFGLTRESPRLHMDISEPDEASNHQDASHRPSAIAGEQEENNYNEGPDLTLEAHEVEINGPSESSDVSSLNQLLCPLCRGAISGWKIIKEARQYLDEKSRACSREACAFSGNYREIRRHARRVHPTTRPADVDPSRRRAWHHLEHQREYADIVSAIRSAMPGAVVLGDYAIEGGEMFSHDRETSGPSEPSGSLLTTFFLFHMLSSSPIRSGDEPRGASRGLRRQRRRYLWGENLLGLQYDDDDDNDDDDDEGEEDEGDAVDEEVQRPRSRRRFIRSRSEERA from the coding sequence ATGGCAACTGCAAAGAAGTTGTTTAAGATGGGAAATGCAGATACAGATACTGCTGCACTGCACAAGGAGTGGGATGATGCTCTCTGTCCGATATGCATGGACCATCCGCACAATGCTGTCCTTCTGTTGTGCAGCTCCCATGACAAAGGATGCCGATCCTATATATGCGATACAAGCTATAGGCATTCAAATTGCCTAGACAGGTTCAAGAAAATGAAAGTGAATGATGGGGACAGTCCTTCACAGTCAAGCTCGTCCATGCCTAGGGGTACAAGAAACCAAAATGTTGTCCAGAGATCTCGTTTTGGTCTCACTAGAGAGAGCCCCAGGCTACACATGGACATATCTGAACCTGATGAAGCTTCCAATCATCAAGATGCCAGCCATAGACCTTCTGCCATAGCTGGAGAACAGGAAGAGAACAACTACAATGAAGGCCCAGATTTGACATTGGAAGCTCACGAGGTTGAGATCAATGGTCCTTCAGAGTCAAGTGACGTGTCAAGCTTAAACCAATTGTTGTGCCCACTGTGCAGGGGGGCCATTAGTGGCTGGAAGATCATCAAAGAAGCTAGACAGTATTTGGATGAGAAATCCAGAGCTTGCTCACGAGAAGCCTGCGCGTTTTCTGGTAACTACAGGGAGATCCGTAGACATGCCAGAAGGGTGCACCCCACAACAAGGCCTGCTGATGTTGATCCATCAAGACGCCGTGCATGGCACCACCTGGAGCATCAGCGGGAGTATGCTGACATAGTAAGCGCAATCAGGTCCGCTATGCCTGGGGCAGTTGTGCTTGGTGATTATGCTATTGAAGGTGGTGAAATGTTTTCACATGACCGGGAAACCAGTGGCCCAAGTGAACCAAGTGGGTCTCTTCTGACAACATTCTTTCTATTTCATATGCTCAGCAGTAGTCCGATTAGATCAGGTGATGAGCCAAGAGGCGCATCAAGGGGCCTGAGAAGGCAGAGGAGACGCTATCTGTGGGGAGAGAATTTGTTAGGTCTCcaatatgatgatgatgatgataatgatgatgatgatgatgagggggAGGAGGACGAAGGGGATGCTGTGGATGAAGAAGTTCAGAGACCAAGGAGTCGCCGGAGGTTCATAAGATCAAGATCAGAGGAGCGGGCGTAA
- the LOC136533004 gene encoding uncharacterized protein isoform X1, whose amino-acid sequence MCNCLLKMATAKKLFKMGNADTDTAALHKEWDDALCPICMDHPHNAVLLLCSSHDKGCRSYICDTSYRHSNCLDRFKKMKVNDGDSPSQSSSSMPRGTRNQNVVQRSRFGLTRESPRLHMDISEPDEASNHQDASHRPSAIAGEQEENNYNEGPDLTLEAHEVEINGPSESSDVSSLNQLLCPLCRGAISGWKIIKEARQYLDEKSRACSREACAFSGNYREIRRHARRVHPTTRPADVDPSRRRAWHHLEHQREYADIVSAIRSAMPGAVVLGDYAIEGGEMFSHDRETSGPSEPSGSLLTTFFLFHMLSSSPIRSGDEPRGASRGLRRQRRRYLWGENLLGLQYDDDDDNDDDDDEGEEDEGDAVDEEVQRPRSRRRFIRSRSEERA is encoded by the exons ATGTGCAATTG TTTGTTGAAGATGGCAACTGCAAAGAAGTTGTTTAAGATGGGAAATGCAGATACAGATACTGCTGCACTGCACAAGGAGTGGGATGATGCTCTCTGTCCGATATGCATGGACCATCCGCACAATGCTGTCCTTCTGTTGTGCAGCTCCCATGACAAAGGATGCCGATCCTATATATGCGATACAAGCTATAGGCATTCAAATTGCCTAGACAGGTTCAAGAAAATGAAAGTGAATGATGGGGACAGTCCTTCACAGTCAAGCTCGTCCATGCCTAGGGGTACAAGAAACCAAAATGTTGTCCAGAGATCTCGTTTTGGTCTCACTAGAGAGAGCCCCAGGCTACACATGGACATATCTGAACCTGATGAAGCTTCCAATCATCAAGATGCCAGCCATAGACCTTCTGCCATAGCTGGAGAACAGGAAGAGAACAACTACAATGAAGGCCCAGATTTGACATTGGAAGCTCACGAGGTTGAGATCAATGGTCCTTCAGAGTCAAGTGACGTGTCAAGCTTAAACCAATTGTTGTGCCCACTGTGCAGGGGGGCCATTAGTGGCTGGAAGATCATCAAAGAAGCTAGACAGTATTTGGATGAGAAATCCAGAGCTTGCTCACGAGAAGCCTGCGCGTTTTCTGGTAACTACAGGGAGATCCGTAGACATGCCAGAAGGGTGCACCCCACAACAAGGCCTGCTGATGTTGATCCATCAAGACGCCGTGCATGGCACCACCTGGAGCATCAGCGGGAGTATGCTGACATAGTAAGCGCAATCAGGTCCGCTATGCCTGGGGCAGTTGTGCTTGGTGATTATGCTATTGAAGGTGGTGAAATGTTTTCACATGACCGGGAAACCAGTGGCCCAAGTGAACCAAGTGGGTCTCTTCTGACAACATTCTTTCTATTTCATATGCTCAGCAGTAGTCCGATTAGATCAGGTGATGAGCCAAGAGGCGCATCAAGGGGCCTGAGAAGGCAGAGGAGACGCTATCTGTGGGGAGAGAATTTGTTAGGTCTCcaatatgatgatgatgatgataatgatgatgatgatgatgagggggAGGAGGACGAAGGGGATGCTGTGGATGAAGAAGTTCAGAGACCAAGGAGTCGCCGGAGGTTCATAAGATCAAGATCAGAGGAGCGGGCGTAA